A DNA window from Drosophila biarmipes strain raj3 chromosome 2R, RU_DBia_V1.1, whole genome shotgun sequence contains the following coding sequences:
- the LOC108022711 gene encoding uncharacterized protein LOC108022711 isoform X1, giving the protein MVRPTLVTLAKRVPLIHFRKGGVGAPGAQSANQQASSQPAGGKKLAGGPAIEDYELPARFARKPIDPEEAAYINNGGIPN; this is encoded by the exons ATGGTTCGCCCCACGCTCGTTACCCTGGCCAAGCGCGTGCCGCTCATCCATTTCCGCAAGGGCGGAGTGGGCGCGCCGGGGGCACAGTCGGCAAACCAGCAGGCAAGTTCCCAGCCAGCAGGAGGCAAAAAG TTGGCCGGTGGACCCGCAATCGAGGACTACGAGCTGCCGGCGCGGTTCGCCCGCAAGCCCATCGATCCCGAGGAGGCGGCGTACATCAACAATGGGGGTATTCCCAACTAG
- the LOC108022711 gene encoding uncharacterized protein LOC108022711 isoform X2: MVRPTLVTLAKRVPLIHFRKGGVGAPGAQSANQQLAGGPAIEDYELPARFARKPIDPEEAAYINNGGIPN; this comes from the exons ATGGTTCGCCCCACGCTCGTTACCCTGGCCAAGCGCGTGCCGCTCATCCATTTCCGCAAGGGCGGAGTGGGCGCGCCGGGGGCACAGTCGGCAAACCAGCAG TTGGCCGGTGGACCCGCAATCGAGGACTACGAGCTGCCGGCGCGGTTCGCCCGCAAGCCCATCGATCCCGAGGAGGCGGCGTACATCAACAATGGGGGTATTCCCAACTAG
- the LOC108022628 gene encoding ubiquitin carboxyl-terminal hydrolase calypso — protein MNASGGGNGPQAAAAAGGNSGLSSNALLATASAATTMPMAQLADGWLELESDPGLFTLLLKDFGCHDVQVEEVYDLQKPIESPYGFIFLFRWIEERRARRKIVETTAEIFVKDEEAISSIFFAQQVVPNSCATHALLSVLLNCNENNLQLGDTLSRLKAHTKGMSPENKGLAIGNTPELACAHNSHAMPQARRRLERTGAGVSSCRFTGEAFHFVSFVPINGQLFELDGLKPYPMNHGGWEDSEDWTDKFRRVMAERLGIATGEQDIRFNLMAVVPDRRIAITHKLKMLRTNQAIVSGTLQKLLKADEQGESGNGDSQRPDTPTTLLEPSAFTARDLQSLLKNLDTEIAINEQHLADENDRRHMFKVDASRRTHNYDKFICTFLSMLAHQGVLGELVSQHLLPSKKISGQGAANRISKQNSTSNAGGSTAVAGGTTPKTQQQAAAAKNGKSPNKTPGRRRKGRNKCRKRK, from the exons ATGAACGCCTCTGGAGGAGGCAATGGACCCcaggcggcagcagcagccgggGGCAACAGCGGTCTTAGCAGCAATGCGCTCCTGGCCACGGCTTCCGCAGCAACCACAATGCCAATGGCGCAGCTGGCGGACGGCTGGCTGGAGCTAGAGTCCGATCCAGGTCTCTTCACCCTGCTGCTCAAGGATTTCGgct GTCATGATGTTCAGGTGGAGGAGGTGTACGACCTGCAGAAGCCCATCGAGAGTCCCTACGGTTTCATATTCCTCTTTCGCTGGATCGAAGAGCGGCGTGCCAGACGCAAAATCGTGGAGACGACGGCAGAGATATTCGTCAAGGATGAGGAGGCCATTTCCAGCATTTTCTTCGCCCAGCAGGTGGTACCCAATAGCTGTGCCACACACGCCCTGCTCTCCGTGCTTCTCAACTGCAACGAGAACAACCTGCAGCTGGGCGACACTCTCAGCCGGCTGAAAGCCCACACTAAGGGCATGAGTCCGGAGAACAAAGGTCTGGCTATTGGCAACACACCGGAACTGGCTTGTGCCCACAACTCGCATGCAATGCCGCAGGCTCGCCGGCGTCTGGAGCGGACTGGAGCTGGCGTCTCCAGCTGTCGCTTCACCGGAGAGGCGTTCCACTTCGTCAGCTTTGTGCCTATCAACGGACAGCTGTTTGAGCTGGATGGTCTAAAACCGTATCCCATGAACCATGGAGGATGGGAGGATAGCGAGGACTGGACGGACAAGTTTCGGCGCGTGATGGCTGAGCGACTGGGAATAGCCACTGGTGAACAGGACATACGCTTCAACCTCATGGCCGTGGTGCCGGACAGGCGAATTGCCATAACCCATAAGCTCAAAATGCTGCGCACCAACCAGGCCATCGTGTCTGGCACCCTGCAGAAACTTCTGAAGGCCGACGAGCAGGGCGAATCGGGTAACGGAGACTCACAACGTCCGGACACCCCGACCACGTTGCTGGAGCCGAGCGCCTTCACCGCGCGGGATCTGCAGTCGCTGCTCAAGAACCTGGACACCGAGATAGCCATCAACGAGCAGCACCTGGCCGACGAAAACGATCGGCGACACATGTTCAAGGTGGACGCCAGTCGACGCACTCACAACTACGACAAGTTCATCTGCACCTTCCTCTCCATGCTGGCGCACCAGGGTGTCCTGGGCGAGCTGGTCAGCCAGCACCTGTTGCCGTCGAAGAAGATCAGTGGCCAGGGCGCCGCCAATCGGATCAGCAAGCAGAACAGCACCTCGAATGCGGGTGGAAGCACCGCAGTAGCCGGTGGAACCACGCCCAAAACTCAGCaacaggcggcggcggctaAGAATGGCAAGTCACCCAATAAAACGCCGGGCAGGAGGCGAAAGGGACGCAATAAGTGCAGGAAACGGAAGTAG